Below is a window of Sulfitobacter sp. BSw21498 DNA.
AGGCACGACGATCAATCTGCGCAACCGGGAACTGCGATTGCTTGAGCTTTTGACAAACGCCAAGGGGCGGGTCTTCTCAAAGCAAAAACTGGTAGATCGGCTGTTTTCGTATGAGGACGATGTGTCCGAAAACGCGGTCGAGGTGTATATTGGACGGCTTCGCAAACATCTCGAAGGGTCCAGCGTCCAGATCACAACCCTGCGTGGTTTAGGCTACAGGCTCGATCATGACGAATAACGTCGTCGTCTTTGGATCACTGCGCAATCGGCTGGCGATGATACTGACCGGTGGGGCGGCCCTTCTTGCGATGCTGTTGTTCTTTGTTGTACGGGCCTATGCGACCCAAATAGCGCAAGAGGGTCAGGACAACATTCTCGGCGCGTCGGTCTCCTCCATTCTTGACGCCGCTGTTTTGCGCGACGGCGCTGTTGAATTGGACTTTCCCTATGCGTCCCTGTCCATGCTCAGCACATCGGCCGACGATCGCGTGTTCTATGCTATCTACGAGGATGGCGCGCTGCTGTCTGGCTACGATGGATTGGAGGCCGTCCTGCCCGTCCAATCCGGTGAAAGTATTTTCACATCGACGAACTACGACAACGCCATCATCCGTGTCGCCACTGCGAGCCGAACTTTGATCGGGATCGATACGCCGCGACAGGTCTCTGTCAGCGTGGCACAGACCCAAGATGCGCTGGCCGAAACGCTGAACAGGATTTCGCGCAACGTGGCCTTGTTCGGGGCGGGTTTCTTCGCCCTTGCGACTGCGTTGGCATTTTGGGCAGCGTCAACGACGATCGGCCAACTAAGCCGTCTGACCACATCCGTGACGCGGCGCGGCCCGCAGGACCTCAGCCCGTTCCTCAAACCGGTGCCCTCTGAAATGGTCCCACTGGTGGGGTCGCTGAATACGCTCATGTCACGCTTGGACCAATCCCTAAAGCAATCCGAAGACTTCATCGCCGAGGCGGCGCACCGTGTCCGCACGCCGCTGGCCACCGTGCGGTCTTACGCAGAGGCCACATTTCAGCGGGTAGAGACACAGGAAAACCGCGACGCCTTGCGCTCCATGATGCGCGCAATTGACGAAAGCTCGCGCGCGGCGGGGCAGTTGCTTGATCATGCGATGGTCACCTTTAGGGCCGAGAACCTCGAACGCGAAGACGTAGAACTTGATGAGTTGTTGCGTGACCTCGTGCAACGGATGATGCCTGTGGCCGATATGCGCGATGTAACAATTGACCTTGAAAGCACCGAACCCGCGATCATACGGGGCGATCCGGTCTTGCTGCAAAACGCCTTTCGCAACCTCATCGACAATGCGCTTAAATACGCGCCGGCGGACACGTCGATTACGATCCACGTTCAAACAAAGCCGCGTATTTCGGTCGATGTCCTTGATCAGGGTCGCGGGTTCTTACCCACCGAGATGGACAAGCTCGCCGGACGGTTTGTCCGCGGCGGTGATACGCAGGGGCACATCGGGTCCGGGCTTGGGCTGACAATTGCGCAAGACGTGGCAACCGCGCACAACGGCACCATGGTATTGTCCAACAGAACGGAAGGCGGCGCATGCGTTACTTTGCAATTCTAATCCTGTCTGTCTGGCCAGTGTTTGCGGCCGCTCAAGATTGGGAGGATCGGCGGATCTTCGGGGGCGAAAGCGCGCCGCACTCGCTGCGGATACTCTCCAGCACAGACACGTCGTTTTTCATTCCGATAATCGAGAGTTTTATTGCACAGCGGCCGGGCATTTCCGTTGAATATCTTGTCACAGGTACAGCCGATCTGGATGATCTATTCCGCCGGAACCCTGGCCAATTTGACGTTGTCATTTCAAGCGCGATGGATTTGCAACTCAAGCTCACCAATGACGGCTTTGCACAGCGGCTGGGAGAGTTGGAGCATCCCGACTGGGCGCAATGGCGCAGCAGTCTGTTTGCGTTCACCATCGAACCGGCGGCCATCGTCATCAACGCCGCCGCGTTTAAAGGACTGCCGTTACCCGCCACGCGCCAAGACTTGATCGAAGTCCTGCGTGCCAACGCAGAGCTGTTTGACGGAAAGGTCGGGACCTACGATGTGCGCCTTTCGGGATTGGGGTACCTGTTTGCAACGCAAGACGCCCGTGCCTCTGAAACATTTTGGCGGCTCATGGAAGTCATCGGCAGTCTTGACGCGCAACTCTATTGTTGTTCGGGTGAAATGATTGACGACCTCGCAGAAGGTCGCATTTTGGTCGCTTATAATGTGCTTGGCAGCTACGCACTGGCGCGTGCAGACACCCAAGACGCGTTGACCGTCATCCTGCCCTCCGACTTTCCGACGACCATGATGCGATCCGCATTCGTGTCCAAATCTGCATCGGACCTGATCTTGGCTGAATCTTTCGTGAGCCACCTGATCGGTCTGCAAGCTGAAGGCTCCTCTGAAAACTTCCCCTTGCCATCGCTTGATGCATTTCAAGCCACCAGTGGCCGTGCGTCCATCAGCCTCGAACCTGCGTTGATGACGTATCTTGATCGGCTCAAGCAGCAAATTTTCATTCGTGAATGGGAAAGTGCGATTATCCAAGAGCGGTAGAGGTTTCGACGTGATCGGGGAATGCCTAGGACTTCGCGCTCGCGAAACTTGCACCTATGTGTCTCGTGGCTTCGCAAATCGACATTCACTGCCATGCGTTGGGAAATTGAAGGCGTGTCTGCTGTAGATTAATGGATGTCCAATGGTCTGGTTGGGCTCGCTCTTCGACGTGTCGAAGCGAAGAACGTTTAGCCCAAGGGTGCGATCTTCGTCGGTGGTCCCAAAGCCTGCAACCGGCCATTCACATTGGAACCTTGGACCGGCAAATGAGGCGCAAGATGATTGAGCCGAACCTATCAGATCTGTCAGTCAGCAAGCAGTGTGCGTTGCTGTCGATCTCGCGGTCGTCGTTTTATTATGAGCCTAAGGGAGAGACGGAGATACCCCTCGAACTGATGCGGCTGATCCATTGCCCGGCAGTCGAAACGCAGTTTCGATGAGAGGGGACAAGCAGTTCCTGGAGACCCCGTTTTACGGTGTGCGGCAGCCTCTCGGGACATTGCTTTCGGCATTACCCTGACGGCCAGCGGATGACATGGCATTTGCGCAATGAAGACCATCTGCTGAACGAGAAGCGGATCAGACGCCTGATGCGGATGATGGGCCTCATGCCGATCTATCAGAAACCTGACATCCCGCCGCCCCTCTCGGGATCATGCTGCGCATAACCCTGCCGGGCAACGGATCAACATCTTTGTCGAACGACTGTGGCGGTCTCTGAAGTACGAGTGCGTCTAGTTGCATGCTTGGAAGACCGGTTCAGAAGCTAAAGCGGGCGTCAGAAAGTGGATCGAGTTCTACAATCACAAGCGACCGCATTCTACCCTTGGCGGCAGGCCACCAGCCGTGGTCCATTGGCATAGAAACAAAACAACCAACCCCGATCAGCCGGTGCAAAAATTAGCTTAATTTGCGCTAGATACTGCCCAACCAATGAGGAGTAGCTCATGCCCTATTCTTTTTATAAAACCTGTGTTACCTGATCGAGATTAGGAAGCCCTCTCGAACTGGATGACATGTCAAATCTGCGCAGCTATTTTCTGGTTTTCCTGCTGGCGCTTACGGTGACGTTACCGTCGTTGATGACGCATACTACCGCATCGGCGGGTACGGCGTCCGATGAAATGGCCGGTGTCCATGCAAGTTCTATGTGCGGCCAGCCGAGCGGAATGAATGGTGCCGATGATGGCTGCGCTGCGATGGCAGGCCACTGCTTAATTGCGTCGTGCGCCACCTACAAGCTTTCACAGCCCCCAGCGATCCGGATTTCCATCAGCCACCTTTCGCTCCAGATCAAATCCTACAAAATTTTCGCCGCAATCGAGACGCCGCCACCGCGCGCGACAAGCTAAAGCCAACGCCTGTTTTTAACCAATCTTAAAGGTCGGTTATCTTTAGACGTGTAACCGCGATCTGAATGCATCCGCGGCTTTTGGCGAACTCACATATAGACAAAGAAACTCACGTCGCGTTCTCGCGCGCCGTTCTCATTTGTAAATCATTGAAAGGAATGGAAATGAATTCCATTGCCATGTTCCGCGCGGCCCTTTTGGGGTTGGCGGTAACCACTTTGGGCGGGCTAAGCGCCTCTGCTGAAACCTATGACATCAGCGTCGACAACATCCGTATCGACACCGGTGACTTCAAGAAAAAGGGCGTCGGCTATAACAACAGCCAGATCCCTACTGTTCTGCGCTTCAAAGAGGGTGAAAACGTCATCCTCAATGTCAAAAACAACCTGCGCGAGTCGACGTCGATCCACTGGCACGGTCTGATCCTGCCGTTCCGCCAAGACGGCGTGCCCGGTATCAGCTTTAACGGCATCAAGCCGGGCACTACCTTCACCTATAACTTTCCGATCAAACAGGCAGGCACCTATTGGTTCCACAGCCACTCCGGCTTCCAAGAACCTGACGGAGCTTACGGCGCGATTGTGATCGAACCTAAGGGCCACGATCCTATCCATGCCGATCGCGATTATGTCGTGCAATTGACCGATAAACACCCCCACAGTGGCAACAAGATTTTCCGCAATGTGAAACGCTCGGCGGATTACTATAACCGCTCGCAACGCACGCTTGATGACCTGCTGAACGACGCTCAGGCAGACGGGCTGAAAGCGACCCTCAAAGACCGCAAGATGTGGGGCAAGATGCGGATGACCCCGACCGACGTCGAGGACATCCAAGGCTTCACCGCCCTGATCAACGGGCAGAGCACCAAACAAAACTGGACCGGCCTGTTCAAAGCAGGTGAAAAAGTCCGCCTGCGGCTCATCAACTCGTCAGCAATGACCTATTTCGATGTGCGCGTGCCCGGCCTGAAGATGACGGTCGTCCAAGCGGACGGCAATAATGTCAAACCTGTTGTGGTCGACGAGTTGCGCATCGCGGTCGCCGAGACCTACGACGTGATCGTCGAGCCGCGCAAAAACATGCCCTACTCGGTGATCGCTGAGTCGATGGGCCGCACGGGTCTGGTGCGCGGTACCCTGTCACCGCAGGCCGGACTTGTTGGTGGTGTTCCCCGTTTGCGCCCGCAACCGCTTCTTACCATGGCTGATATGTCCGGCATGATGGGCGGCATGGGCATGGATATGAACGGCATGAGCATGGGCGGCATGGACATGGGCGGTATGAAAATGAACCTTACCGATACCGGCATGAACGACATGGCCGGAATGGAGATGCCGAAAGCTGGCGCTGATCCACACGCAGGCCATGACATGGCAAACATGGATATGGGCGATATGAAGATGCCCAAGAAGAAGGCTGATGCTCACGCGGGGCACAACATGAAGAACATGGACATGGGCGGCAAGAAAATGTCCAAGAAATCCATGGCAGGCATGAACGACATGAACGGCAAAACTGAGTTCTATGCGCAGGGCAGCGGATTGACGCCCCATGCAGCGAACGGCGGCAAGTTTCTATCCTATGACGACCTGAAAGCCAGCAACCCGCTGTTTCGTGATCGCAAGCCGACGCGCACGATCGAGCTGCGTCTGACCGGCAATATGGAGCGTTATATCTGGTCGATCAACGGCGTTAAGATGGAAGATGCCGACCCGATCGTGCTGAACTATGGCGAGCGTGTACGCTTTAAGTTCGTGAACGAGACGATGATGGCGCACCCGATGCACCTGCACGGCATGTGGTCCTTGCTTGATACCGGCAAGGGCAAGTGGAACCCCATCAAGCATACCGTCAACATCAATCCCGGTACCACGGTCTATACCGAAACCGAAGTGGACGCCTCGGGTCAGTGGGCCTTCCACTGCCACCTGTCCTACCACGCCGAAGCGGGCATGTTCCGCAAAGTCGTCGTTGTTGGTGGTCCGGCATGAGCTCTCATACAAATCTAAAAGGTACTCAGATGAAAAACCTTATCACGTCCGGAGCAGTGGCTCTGGCAACCTTTACCGCAGGCGCTGCCTTAGCAGAGCCTGGTGTCCCACCGCTGATCTATGGCGTTCAAGTCGAACAGCTTGAATATCGTTTTGGCGAAAATGACGAAGAGCTCCTCGTTTGGGATTTCGACGCCATGGTCGGCAATGACGAATTGAAGCTCGTATTCAGAAGCGAAGCAGAAATGGAAACATCGTCAAACGACTTCGAGACGCTGGAAAACCAGCTGCGTTTGCAAAAGCCGATCTCGGATTTCTTTGATGCCGCTGTCGGCGTGCATGCCAGCACCCCGACCGACGGGCCCGACCGGTATAATCTGGTGGTCGGCGTCAAAGGGCTCGCGCCGCAGTGGTTCGAGATCGACGCAGATCTTTACCTTTCCGAGCACCCGTTTGGCCGGTTTGAGGCTGAATACGAGGCTCTGCTGACCAACCGGTTGATCCTGACGCCAAGCATCGAAGTCAACATGCCGTTCAAGGATGACACCGAAGCGGGCCAAGCGGCTGGCGGTGCAACGATCGAGATCGGCGCACGGCTCAGCTACGATCTCGTGGATCGCGCCATTTCGCCCTACGTCGGGGTGAATTACGAGAAGTCCTTTGGCGGCACGGCCGACCTGACTGAGGCTGCGGGGGGCCAAAGCGACAATCTCTCCCTTGTGTTCGGGACACGTCTGTTTTTCTGATGCTTGATAAGTGAGTTATCGGCCCGCAGGCAGATTGTCTGCGGGCCGATGCGCGCCGTTGACCATTGTGGCTTTTTCAACTTTAAGTTTTGGCTCCGGCGAACCAAATAGCCGAAACATTTATTTCCAGGATATCAGCAGCGGGTCCAGCCTCAAGGCAGCCAGCGACTTCTCAGCCATCTTCGTAAATGGCGACAGGTTGCGTCCAGTCGTGGTCCGTCAGCCTTACTATTGAGGTATCGCGGATTTCATCCACCGTTCGGTCACGGTAAGCTGCGGCGATGGCGTCGGCCCCAGCGCCGCCCGCAGACTTTTGATAACAGTTGATCGCAGTTGCGCCCATCACATTTATAGGCTCGATTTTAACATCAGGGTCGATCTCGCACTGGTATGGCATTTTCAATGCGGCTGCCGTCAGCCGCGCGGTGATATCGGCGGCCGTCCAGCCAATGCACCCCAAGACCGCCATCGTCATTCGGAGCAAAAGCTACACTTGCCATGCTTGCGTTGCGAACTGCCAACATGCGGAATAACTGGCGTTGTCCAGTTTACCCCCTACCCTTCTGATAATGCGATATTGGCGTCATATTGATAGCTGCCCTGCCCGTTAAGTTCGCAACCGTTCCGTTGTGCCCGCCCGCAAGATTTCCCGATGATTATCTAAACGAGGTGCTAAATGACGTCGTTAACGACGTAATTTAGGTGGGGTTTAGCGATTTACGGTGAGATATTTGGGTTTGAACGTGGGCGGCGCTAAAGCGACAAAGAGAAGCCCAGATGGGCACCGATGAGGCGAGGTTCACAGACACTGTATCGGATTGGTAAATGGTTCAGGCCACCGACCATGTCGCAACCGCTAACACCGCCATTCTAACGGCGGTGTTAGCGCCGATCTTTTCTGTCCAGCTCATAGCGCTGCGACCATCCTCGAATGTCTCAAGGTGTGGTTTGCGGGTGTTTATGCCGGCTGGTGCATCAAGCGCATGCAGGTCGAAGCCAGGATATTCCACGGCATGTGCGGGGTAACCGCGATCTCAATTAGACCAAGCCACTCTGCAAGAAAGCGCGTCAGACTTAGCGACATCGGCCCATCGGCTCTTGCGCTTCGAATTCCTGCGCTCAAACGATGGCTGTTGTTTCCTCCGCACTGGTGGCTCAGTTGATACCGTTGGCGCGCTGCAATGCACGAACGTAGGCGACGATATTGAGAACATCGGCTTTCGTCACGCCCTCAACGGCGGGCATGTTCCCAAACCTCCAGTGATGCGCACGAACGCCGGTTTTCGCCGCAAGGACAAAAGCCATGTCACCATGGTGGCCGGGTTCGTAAATCTTATGCACCAGAGGCGGGGCAATGCCGTCCTGACCCTGCGCATTTGCGCCGTGGCACGCAGCACAGGCTGCATCATAGGCGCGCGCGCCAATTTGCTCCTGCTCGGAAAAGCTGGCAGGCAGGGTAACGGAAACGATCGCACCTTCTGGCAAGGTTGGTTTTCGGTCCGTCGATGGCCTGGTATATTGATTACCGTTCGGAGTGATGTACCAAGCCCCGGCAATCATTACGATCAAGGCAAATGCAATCGCTATCCATTTCATTTAGCTAAATTCCTTCTTTAAAGTTGCGGCGAGGCCCAAGCGTACCCGCAGTGTAATGCTGGCCACGACGATTGACGAATTGCGACATGGTAGGCACTGGATCGACTGGTGGACTTCGTCGTTCTTCGGGTTGAGAAAACTGCTCCTTTTTCCTGAAAAAATTCGTAATCTCCTGATACCTTATCTTTGTGTCTTCGAGGGTCTGATAGTATCGGAAGAGTTCCTTCAGGGGTGCCGAAAAGTCCTTGTGAGCGGCTAGCACAGCGACCAGCGCTCCAAGCGTAATCCGGCCCTCGATTACAAAGTACCCGCCCAATGAGTAGAAGAGAAACGGAGTAAGAGCAGTCAGGAAATTGTTCAGTGCCTTGATAAAGAATTTCAATCGAAATATTCTGCGTCGCACCCGCTCAAGTTCTCGAAAACTCGCGCTGGCCGGGCCCAGGCCACCAGACTCGGCTTGCCTTGCGCGCAACTGGTCGCTGAGGTGCCTGCCGAGCTGTCGTACCTCCTTGATCCTTGTGCGCGACAGGACATTGACCCGACGCTGTAATCTAGGCAGCAGGACCAGCTGAATGGGCAAAACCGTAAGTGCGGCAGCGCCCAAAACCGGATCTTGAATAAACATGAACAGCAGGATGGTCGCGAGAGTACCGCCTTGCAGGATCGGCAAGGTGAGAACATCCGCCGCGAAGCCCCCGATCGGCTCAACCTCCTGAGCAAGGATCGGGACGATCTCGCTTTTGTCTGTGGAGTTAGGATCTCTGCGCCACTGCCGGTAGACCAGCAACCTGAAACGCCGCAAGAACCGTTCAGCGACATAGCCGTTAAATACGTTCAGGATGTATTTATTAAGCCCGTTCAAAATGATCGCCAGAAGGTAAAGACCGCAGAGCAGTAGGAGCAGGGAAAGCTGATCCATGTCCCAGCCATAGACGTTGATTGGAAAACGCGGCCCATCCAGCGCATTGTTCACGATCTGTTTTGGCAATTCCAAGGTCAAATAGAGTATCGGCATAGCAATCAAGCTGATCATGACCATGATGGCCTGTTGCCGTTTTGAGTACCTCAAGACGCTGGCGAAAAGACCCGCATCGAGCCCCCGAATAGGCTGGAACTGAATTGCGGGTGCGCTTTGTCGTCGCCAGAACCCCAAAAGCCCGCGAAGTACAAGATAGCCGCCGGCAGTGATCAGCAACGCCGGCGTCAAAATCAGGATGATGTGAATAAACGGATGTACCCAATCGGGCGTCGCGTCGTTGTAGTCGTATCCAAAGATGGCGGATACGTCGTGTACAAACACGTGATATCTATCCATGAACGTCATTAGAATAACCTCACCCGTTGGAGTTTGAGGCAAGGCGCTCATGTACCATGATGACTCCCCACATACCTGCTTCGCGATGAGCAGGCCGGAGGCAGGCAAATTCGAGGTTCGTCGCGGCTGAGAACTGCCATGCTAACTCGTCACTTTGCCCACTTGAGATGGAAACAGCATTGAGGCCGTCATGCTGCATGTCTGGGTGTTCACGCATCCATTGCTTGTGTTCAGCAATTTCATTGAACGAGCCAAGAAAAAAATCGTGATCCAGATCCCCCGGGTTATTGACTACAAACCTTACAACTGAATCCTTTTCGATATGGATCGCGTCTGGCTCAAACAGCAAATAGCCGTTCTCGGTTTCTTTGATCGAAATTTCGATTGTTCTTGTTATAGAAGCGTTATCACCGGGCTTTCCAATCGGATCGTGCCCCGGCAGGTTGTAGGCGGTGGAGCGAGGCTTTTGGCCTTTGCCCGAGCTTGCTTGCGTGAGTGTGCCGATCAAAATCAACGATAGACAGAGGGTAAAAATATTTAGGGCTGCATTCATGATCTGTTCCACAAGGCTGTGTTTATTGGTTCTTGATTGAGTCAAACTTCTCGAAATGGTGGATGACCAGGGATTTCACGCAATGCCCTACGCTCTGAGCCATTTCACTTGAGTGACGGTCAGCTTCCACTTCGCACGCTCGGCAATAAGCTCAATGTCGTGATCTTCAGACATACTGGCAGTCATTGCCCGACCGGCGCTGAGAACCATGGACGTCGGGATCACGCATAGCGATGCGTAATGCGAAGACCCCGCATGGAGCCTTAGATTAGATCAGGAATGGGGAGGTCGGAGAAAACCGGAAGGCTCAATGGACTCGGCTTGTGCGTGGAGGGTCAGGTATTTGCCACTTGTTGCCTGTTCCACAAAATCACTAGCTGTGTCGCCCAGAAAAACAGAAAAGCAGACTCCGCTACAACACTGCCCCGAAGATTCAGCATCAGCAGCCGTTTCCGCGACAGCACCGCAATCTCCATGCGGTGCTTTGGACTGTGCTAATTTATGCATATGTTCGGCATCTTGATCGTCGGCTTGGGATATCATCGCATGATAATCGCCGTGCATTCCAGACGTAGCATGGCTCGCGGAAGGGGCTAGCAGAGCCAACGCCAATATCAGCACTAGACATAAAAATGTCTTTATCACTACCAAGATTGAGCCACTACAATACATAAAAAGGTGGTAGCTGTGACCTCATAGGTTTGTCAATCCTGGATTGAGCGAGCCCATTTTATTATATGACCCGCAGCATGGCAGGGTTGGAGGCCCGGTGCAAATTTGGACCTGTCGCGCTTTCGTGCCGCCGCTTTGATAGCATTTACTGCAATAAAGAAGATCAACTTTGGGACTGAAGCGGACGGACGAATTCCGGCAGGACGCGGTGCGGATCGCACTGACAAGCGGGCTGACGCGGAAACAGGTGGCGGATGATCCATTGCCTGACAGGGTATTGCCCAGCAATGTCCCGAGAAGGTGGGCGTCGGGATGTCTACGCTGAACACATGGATCACAGCGCATCGAGGCACTGATGTGGTTTCGAAGAAGGATTTGGGTTTTGCCAAAGAGAATGATCGGCTTCGACGCGAGATCCAGTTCCTCAAGCAGGAGCGCGATATCCTAAAAAACTGTTCCGGGTTGGAGCCCGCCTGTGCGCGGTAGAAACAGCCTGTGCTATGTTGCGCTATGAAGGGCAGCGGCCGTTCGCTTATTAGTGGTCTCGATGTTGTCGAGAACCCCGTTAAAAAACGTGGTCCATGGGTTGATGCGAACTTGAGAGTGGTGACGCCGTTTTTCAGTGATCCCGGTTAGGAAGATGACGGATTTGCATAGCCCACGCCCTTCTGTTGCCGACAGGAGGATAGATGATGGCAAAGCAAAAGACCGGACGGACCCCCGTAATTGAGACCGTGGACATCGGCGCTGCCGCTGTTGATATCGGCTCGCGCGAACATATGGCAGCGGTGAACCCCGACGTAACGGATACACCGGTGCGTGCGTTTGGGACCTTCACTCATGATCTGCACGATCTCGCGGACTGGTTTAAATCGCACGGTGTGACCAGCGTCGCGATGGAATCCACGGGCGAGTATTGGATCCCAGCCTACGAGATACTCGAACAGTGCGGCTTCGAGGTTATTCTGGTCAACGCGCGCTACGCCAAGAACGTACCCGGCCGGAAAACCGACGTCAGTGACGCCAGTTGGCTGCGGCAGCTACATTCCTATGGGCTTCTGCGTGGCAGCTTTCGACCAACGGCTGAGATTGCAACGCTGCGGGCCTATTTGCGCCAACGGGAACGGCTGGTCGAGTATGCGGCGGCTCATATCCATTGACCGGCAGGGTATCGCATAGCGATGTCCCGAGAGGGGAGCACATGCAAAAGGCACTGATGGAGATGAACCTGCAGCTGCATCATGTTGTGTCTGATATCACTGGCGTGACAGGGATGAAGATCATCCGTGCGATTGTTGCGGGCGAACGGGACTTGGATGTGTTGGCGTCTCATCGTGATGTGCCTTGTCGCGCCTCAACTGAGACGATCAAAGCCGCGCTCAATGGGAATGATCGGGCCGAGCACATCTTTGCGCTGACCCAATCGTTGGTGCTTTATGACTTCTATCAGACCAAGATGCTCGAATGTGATCGCCACCTCGAGGCGACGCTGGCGGCATTAGGGGCCGTTACGGAACATGACCCAAGTGAGTTGCCGCGCCCGCGCACCAAAACCAAGCAGGTCAGCACCCCTTCGTTCGATGTCAGGGCAGCGTTGTTCAGCGTCCTCGGTGTTGATCTAACGCAAATCCATGGGATGGGACCGTCCCTGTCGCTCAAGCTAGTAGGCGAATGCGGCACTGACCTGCGCGCTTGGCCGAGTGCCAAGCACTTCACATCGTGGCTCTGTCTGGCACCCGGTAACA
It encodes the following:
- a CDS encoding sensor histidine kinase, which codes for MTNNVVVFGSLRNRLAMILTGGAALLAMLLFFVVRAYATQIAQEGQDNILGASVSSILDAAVLRDGAVELDFPYASLSMLSTSADDRVFYAIYEDGALLSGYDGLEAVLPVQSGESIFTSTNYDNAIIRVATASRTLIGIDTPRQVSVSVAQTQDALAETLNRISRNVALFGAGFFALATALAFWAASTTIGQLSRLTTSVTRRGPQDLSPFLKPVPSEMVPLVGSLNTLMSRLDQSLKQSEDFIAEAAHRVRTPLATVRSYAEATFQRVETQENRDALRSMMRAIDESSRAAGQLLDHAMVTFRAENLEREDVELDELLRDLVQRMMPVADMRDVTIDLESTEPAIIRGDPVLLQNAFRNLIDNALKYAPADTSITIHVQTKPRISVDVLDQGRGFLPTEMDKLAGRFVRGGDTQGHIGSGLGLTIAQDVATAHNGTMVLSNRTEGGACVTLQF
- a CDS encoding ABC transporter substrate-binding protein, with protein sequence MRYFAILILSVWPVFAAAQDWEDRRIFGGESAPHSLRILSSTDTSFFIPIIESFIAQRPGISVEYLVTGTADLDDLFRRNPGQFDVVISSAMDLQLKLTNDGFAQRLGELEHPDWAQWRSSLFAFTIEPAAIVINAAAFKGLPLPATRQDLIEVLRANAELFDGKVGTYDVRLSGLGYLFATQDARASETFWRLMEVIGSLDAQLYCCSGEMIDDLAEGRILVAYNVLGSYALARADTQDALTVILPSDFPTTMMRSAFVSKSASDLILAESFVSHLIGLQAEGSSENFPLPSLDAFQATSGRASISLEPALMTYLDRLKQQIFIREWESAIIQER
- a CDS encoding IS3 family transposase, yielding MTWHLRNEDHLLNEKRIRRLMRMMGLMPIYQKPDIPPPLSGSCCA
- a CDS encoding copper resistance system multicopper oxidase, yielding MNSIAMFRAALLGLAVTTLGGLSASAETYDISVDNIRIDTGDFKKKGVGYNNSQIPTVLRFKEGENVILNVKNNLRESTSIHWHGLILPFRQDGVPGISFNGIKPGTTFTYNFPIKQAGTYWFHSHSGFQEPDGAYGAIVIEPKGHDPIHADRDYVVQLTDKHPHSGNKIFRNVKRSADYYNRSQRTLDDLLNDAQADGLKATLKDRKMWGKMRMTPTDVEDIQGFTALINGQSTKQNWTGLFKAGEKVRLRLINSSAMTYFDVRVPGLKMTVVQADGNNVKPVVVDELRIAVAETYDVIVEPRKNMPYSVIAESMGRTGLVRGTLSPQAGLVGGVPRLRPQPLLTMADMSGMMGGMGMDMNGMSMGGMDMGGMKMNLTDTGMNDMAGMEMPKAGADPHAGHDMANMDMGDMKMPKKKADAHAGHNMKNMDMGGKKMSKKSMAGMNDMNGKTEFYAQGSGLTPHAANGGKFLSYDDLKASNPLFRDRKPTRTIELRLTGNMERYIWSINGVKMEDADPIVLNYGERVRFKFVNETMMAHPMHLHGMWSLLDTGKGKWNPIKHTVNINPGTTVYTETEVDASGQWAFHCHLSYHAEAGMFRKVVVVGGPA
- a CDS encoding copper resistance protein B, with amino-acid sequence MKNLITSGAVALATFTAGAALAEPGVPPLIYGVQVEQLEYRFGENDEELLVWDFDAMVGNDELKLVFRSEAEMETSSNDFETLENQLRLQKPISDFFDAAVGVHASTPTDGPDRYNLVVGVKGLAPQWFEIDADLYLSEHPFGRFEAEYEALLTNRLILTPSIEVNMPFKDDTEAGQAAGGATIEIGARLSYDLVDRAISPYVGVNYEKSFGGTADLTEAAGGQSDNLSLVFGTRLFF
- a CDS encoding c-type cytochrome, whose protein sequence is MKWIAIAFALIVMIAGAWYITPNGNQYTRPSTDRKPTLPEGAIVSVTLPASFSEQEQIGARAYDAACAACHGANAQGQDGIAPPLVHKIYEPGHHGDMAFVLAAKTGVRAHHWRFGNMPAVEGVTKADVLNIVAYVRALQRANGIN
- a CDS encoding ABC transporter transmembrane domain-containing protein; translated protein: MTFMDRYHVFVHDVSAIFGYDYNDATPDWVHPFIHIILILTPALLITAGGYLVLRGLLGFWRRQSAPAIQFQPIRGLDAGLFASVLRYSKRQQAIMVMISLIAMPILYLTLELPKQIVNNALDGPRFPINVYGWDMDQLSLLLLLCGLYLLAIILNGLNKYILNVFNGYVAERFLRRFRLLVYRQWRRDPNSTDKSEIVPILAQEVEPIGGFAADVLTLPILQGGTLATILLFMFIQDPVLGAAALTVLPIQLVLLPRLQRRVNVLSRTRIKEVRQLGRHLSDQLRARQAESGGLGPASASFRELERVRRRIFRLKFFIKALNNFLTALTPFLFYSLGGYFVIEGRITLGALVAVLAAHKDFSAPLKELFRYYQTLEDTKIRYQEITNFFRKKEQFSQPEERRSPPVDPVPTMSQFVNRRGQHYTAGTLGPRRNFKEGI
- a CDS encoding cupredoxin domain-containing protein, translated to MNAALNIFTLCLSLILIGTLTQASSGKGQKPRSTAYNLPGHDPIGKPGDNASITRTIEISIKETENGYLLFEPDAIHIEKDSVVRFVVNNPGDLDHDFFLGSFNEIAEHKQWMREHPDMQHDGLNAVSISSGQSDELAWQFSAATNLEFACLRPAHREAGMWGVIMVHERLASNSNG
- a CDS encoding IS110 family transposase; amino-acid sequence: MAKQKTGRTPVIETVDIGAAAVDIGSREHMAAVNPDVTDTPVRAFGTFTHDLHDLADWFKSHGVTSVAMESTGEYWIPAYEILEQCGFEVILVNARYAKNVPGRKTDVSDASWLRQLHSYGLLRGSFRPTAEIATLRAYLRQRERLVEYAAAHIH
- a CDS encoding transposase, whose translation is MQKALMEMNLQLHHVVSDITGVTGMKIIRAIVAGERDLDVLASHRDVPCRASTETIKAALNGNDRAEHIFALTQSLVLYDFYQTKMLECDRHLEATLAALGAVTEHDPSELPRPRTKTKQVSTPSFDVRAALFSVLGVDLTQIHGMGPSLSLKLVGECGTDLRAWPSAKHFTSWLCLAPGNKISGGKVLSSRTRRSSSRAAALLRLAAVTIGRSDTALGAFYRRLAARAGKAKAVTATARKIAVLFYNTLRHSMTYQDPGASHYEERYRNRVLGNLKRRAKSFGYDLQKLPMEADMAVS